CGCCGACGATCCCCATCTCCACAGTGTCGATGTAGGGCAGCTGGGTGCCCTCGCTGTCGATCCGGTGGAAATAGGGGTTACGCACGAAAATGGCGCGGCTGTTCTGGTCCTCTCCGGTGACGTTCGTCCACGGTTGCAGTGTCGGCAGATCGGGATTGTCGAACTTGTACATGTTGTCGACCTTGTTGTGCAGCGCGGCCCAGCTTTTGACGCGCTCCTGCTCGATCAACGTGAAGAGATCCTCGGGATCGGCAAAGTCGAGGTGGAATTGCCTGAGGTAATGCGCGGGGCGGTAAATGAAGGGCGGGCGCGCCTGTGCCAGCAGCGGCAGAAAGCCGGGGTTGGGAGTGTCCCATTCGAAAACCACGGTGTGGGCATCGGGGAAGGTTACGGTGCCCAGCTTGCCGTCGACGATCATCCACTCGGGCGGTCCCGACGGCGTGATTTCTTCGTTCAGGGTGATGTATTTCCACCAGTATTCGAAATCCGCCGAGGTAAACGGAGCGCCATCCGACCAGCGGTGGCCGCGGCGCAGATGCAGCGTGAACTTGCGCTCGTCCTCCACGTCGACCGCGCGCAGCAGATCGGGTTGCAGCGTATAATCGGGGGCATAGCCGACAAGGCGGGCATAGCCGTAGACAACCATCTGGCGGATGTCCTTGCTGCGGCCCACGAGGGTGCGCAGCTTGCCGCCCTGCACCCCTGTCGTCCGGCCCTTCGCCACAAGATCGACGACAAGCGGCTCTTGCGGAATGCGGTCTGCCGCGGGTGGCATCGCGCCCTTGTCGATCTCGTCCGCCCAATAGGGGGTTTCCGCAACGGGCGGCTGCGCCGCTGCGCCGGAAAACTGCAGCAGCGTTGATGCCAGCGCCGCTGTCAGCAGACGCAGGCCGGGAAGTCTTGGAAGGAGGGATCGGTCAAGCATGGCACCGTACCTTATGCCCCGGTTCAAGTTCCCGCAATGCCGGTGCAGTTGCCCCGTCGAAGCGGAACCGCTCGGGCCATCCCGACGGCGCGCCCGCGCCCTTGGCGACAAGATCGAGGTCAATAGGGCGGGCGATGTCGGGTTCGGGCTGCGCCGCTATCAGGGCGCGGGTGTAGGGATGCTGCGGATTGTGGAACAACGTCTGCGGCGGGGCCTGTTCGACCACGACACCGGCGCGCATCACCGCCACCTCGTCCGCGATCCGCGCCACGACTGCCAGATCGTGGCTGATGAACAGATAGCTGAGCCCCGCGCGCTCGCGGATGTCCTCGAGCAGCGTCAGGATCTGGTCCTGCACCGAAACGTCCAGCGCGCTCGTCGGCTCGTCGCAGACCAGAAGCTGCGGATCGAGCGTCAGCGCGCGGGCGATCGACAGCCTTTGCCGCTGGCCGCCGGAAAACGCGTGCGGGTATCGAAGCAACATGTCCGGCGACAGGCCGACCATGCGGATCATCTCGGCGGCCTTTTCGCGGCGGTCGGCGGCGGTGCCGATCCCGTGGATTTCCATCGGCTCGGTCAGCGCGCCCTGTACGCGCATGCGCGGGCTGAGTGACGAATAGGGGTCCTGGAACACCATCTGCGCCTCGCGCTGGAATGCCCGTCGCACCCGTGGCGACATATCCTGCACATGGATCGGATCGGCGCCGCCGCGCGCGCGGAACAGAACCTCTCCGCCGGGATCGGGGGTTATGGCGCCCAATGCGATGCGCGCGCAGGTCGTCTTTCCGGAGCCGCTTTCGCCGACCACCGCAAGGGTCTTGCCGCGCGGCACCTGCAGACTGACATCGCGGCAGGCGACAACCTGCATCGGCTTGCGCCATCCGCCCGATTTCAACGTGAACGTCTTGGACACATCGCGGATGTCGAGAATCAGATCCGTATGGGGGGCAGGCGGCACCGGTTGCGTCTGCGCGGGTATCAGCGGCGCTGCGGCGAAAAGCTTGCGGGTGTAGCCGTGTTCCGGCGCGCCCAGCACCTCGGCCGCGCTGCCGCGCTCCATCACCCGCCCGCCGTTCATCACCACCACGCGATCTGCCATGTTGGCCACGACGCCCAGATCGTGGGTTACGAGAATCACGGCCATCCCGGTTTCACGCTGTAGATCCTTGATAAGGCCCAGCACCTGCGCCTGCGTGGTGACATCCAGCGCAGTCGTCGGTTCGTCGGCAATCAGCAGATCGGGGCGCGTGACCATGGCCATGGCGATCATCGCGCGCTGGCGCATCCCGCCCGACATCTCGAAAGGATAGCTGCGCCACGCCCGTTCCGGATCGGCAAAGCCTACTCTTTCAAATTGAGCGAGCACGCGTTTCTTGGCCTCTGCCGCAGTGATACTGCCGTGCAGGTGGAGCACTTCGGACACCTGATCGCCCAGCCTGTGCAGCGGCGACAGCGCCCGCATCGGCTCCTGAAAGATCATCGAAATGCGGTCACCGCGCAGCCCCCGCAAGGTGCGTTCCGACGCGTTCAGCATGTCGACGCTCTCGTCGCCGTGCTGAAACCGGATGCTGCCGCCGCGCAGCTGGCCGTTGGCAGGCAAAAGCCGCAGGATCGACCGGCAGGTCAGCGTCTTTCCCGACCCCGATTCGCCGACCAGCGCCAGCGTTTCCCCGCATTCCATCGAGAAGCTGACGCCGTCGACAACCGCGGGTGCGGCGCCGAATCCGATACTCAGCGATGTAACTTCCAGAAGTGGCATGAGGCCCCCGTTTCAGTGGGAGTGAACCCGATCCGCAGGCCCCCGTCCAGCCTATGTTGCGGGCGCGGCGTTCTGACCCTGCGACAGTCCGCAGGCAAGGGAGCCGGAGCGGCTGAAAGCGCGGCTCGGGCGGGTCCGAAGTTTTCCTTGCACTCGATTGGGGCAGCTTCTAGGTTCGGCAACGAAATGCGGAACGCAGTTTTACATAGCGAAATCCTGCCGGGAGGGTGGGAGCGCGACGCGCAGCGCGGCAGGATGCCGTGAAACGCGGGGGAGGGATATGACAGACCAGTCATCGGACCGGAAATTCGCCAATACCCTCGCGCGGGGGCTGGCTGTCCTGCGCGCATTCCGTGCCAGCGACAACGGTCTGACCCATGCGCAGATTTCCGAGCGGACCGACCTTCCAAAGCCGACGATTTCGCGCCTGACCTACACGCTGTGCGAATTGGGCTACCTCAGCCACGGCGGGCGCAACGACCGGTTTCGTCTTGGCCCCGCCGCGATCGTTCTGGGGGCTGTCGCCAATCAGGCGGTCCGCTTTGTCGATCAGGTGGACGAGGCGATGCAGCGGCTGGCCAATGACACCGGCACGCTGGCGCTGATCGCGGTGCGCGACGGCGACCGCATGATGCTTGTCCGCACATGGCGGCCCGAAACCGCATCGACCATTTGGCTGGAACCCGGCCACCGGATCCCGATGAACAGCTCTTCGTCGGGGCTCGCGTTTCTCGCCGCGCTGGACGACGAGCGGTTCGAGGCGCTGGAACCCTCGGACGAACTTCGTGGTTTCCGCAACGACGGGTACAGCCAGCTTGTCGGTCGCGGCTTCGCCATTGTCCCCGACGAGGCGCGCTTTGCCACGACCGTGAATGCCGTCAGCGTCCCCTATTTCGCCGAGGAGTTCGGCGAGGCTGTCGCCTTTACCTGCGGTGCGCTGCCCGAAAACCTGACGCGGGACCGGATGATGCATGACGTCGGCCCGGTGCTGCATAAACTCGTACAAGGGCTGGAACGACGTTCCGGCCGCGCGTCGGCACTGGTTCGACGCGGATAGACTTTGGAGGAAAACCTATGACCGAACCTGTCAGCTATGATACCCGCGATGGTGTTGCCATCCTGCGGATCCAGAACCCGCCGGTGAATGCGCTCAGCCAGGCCGTGCGTCAGGGCCTGAGCGACGCGATGGATCGCGCCGAGGCCGACGAGGCCGTGAAGGCCGTTGTGATCGTCGGCGACGGACGTGCCTTTATCGCCGGAGCCGACATCTCGGAGTTCGGAAAGCCGCCGCAGGAACCGTTCCTGCCGGACCTGTGCACCCGCATCGAATCCTCGCCGAAGATTGTCGTGGCCTCGATGCATGGCGTGTCGCTTGGCGGTGGGCTGGAAGTCGCGCTGGGCTGTCATTACCGCGTGGCCCAGCCGGATGCGCGCGTGGGTCTGCCCGAGGTGCACCTCGGCATCCTGCCCGGCGCGGGTGGCACCCAGCGTCTGCCGCGCCTTACTGGTGCCGAGAAGGCGGTCGAGGCGATCACGACAGGCCGCCACATCAACGCCGCCGAGGCGCTGGAGCTTGGCCTCATCGACCGGATCGAAGAGGGTGATCCGCAGGAAGTCGGCGTTGCCTACGCCATGGATCTGGTCAGCGAAGGTGCCGCGCGCCGTCCCGTGTCGGAAATGCCCGCGCCCGCCCCGATGGACTGGGACGCGACCTATGACGCGGTGCTGAAAAAGGGCCGCGGCCAGATCAGCCCGGCCACGGCGGTCCGCGCGGTACAGGCCGCGTCCGAGTTGCCGTTCGATCAGGGCATGAAACGCGAGCGCGAGCTGTTCACGGAGCTGATGGATACCGACCAGCGCAAGGGCCTGATCCATGCATTCTTCAACGAGCGTGCGGTTTCGAACCTTCCCGAACTGAAGGGTGTTGACCCGCGTCCGGTGCAATCCATCGGCGTGATCGGCGGCGGCACCATGGGGGCGGGTATCGCCACTGCGGCGCTGCTGACCGGCCTGAATGTCGTGCTGATCGAAATGTCCGACAAGGCCGCGGATGCCGCGCGCGAAAGGATCGCCGGCAACCTTGCCGGTGCGCTGAAGCGCGGGAAGATCACGCAGGAAAAGCACGACGCGATGCTGACCATCGCACTCGAGATCAGCCAGAACTACGACAGCCTGCAAGACGTCGATCTGGTGATCGAGGCGGTCTTCGAAGAGATGTCCGTCAAGAAGGAAGTGTTCGGCAAGCTCGACGCGGTGTGCAAACCGGGCTGCATCCTCGCCTCCAACACCTCCTATCTGGACGTGAACGAGATCGCGGCAAGCACGTTGCGCCCGGCGGATGTGATCGGTCTGCATTTCTTCTCGCCTGCGCATGTAATGAAGCTGCTCGAGGTGGTCGTGGCCGATGAGACGGCGCCCGACGTGGTCGCCACCGGCTTTGCTCTGGGCAAGCGGCTGGGCAAGGTGTCGGTGCGCGCGGGCGTCTGCGACGGTTTTATCGGCAACCGGATTCTCGCGGTCTACCGGACGGCTGCGGATCATATGGTTCTGGACGGCGCATCGCCCTACCAGATCGACAAGGCGCTGGTGGATTTCGGTTTCGCCATGGGCCCCTTCGCGGTCGGCGATCTGGCCGGTCTGGACATCGGCTGGGCCACGCGCAAGCGCAAGGCACCCCATCGCCACCCCGAAGAGCGTGTGCCGACCTATATCGACCGGCTGTGCGAGCAGGGCCATTTCGGCCAGAAAACCGGCGAAGGCTATTACATCTACGAAAAGGGCAAGCGCGGCGGAACGCCCAACCCCAAGGTCACCAAGCTGATCGAGGAAGAGCGCGCCGACCGCGGAATTACGCCACGTGATTTCACCGACGAAGAGATTGTCAGGCGCTATATGTGTGCCATGGTGAACGAAGCCGCGAAGGTCGTCGGTGAAGGCATCGCCAAGCGTCCGCTGGACGTCGATATGGTGCTGCTCTTCGGATACGGCTTCCCGCGCTACTGGGGCGGCCCGATGAAATGGGCCGACATCCAGGGCCTGCCGAACGTACTGGCGGACATCGAGAATTACGCAAAGAAGGACGCGTGGTTCTGGCAACCCGCCCCGCTTTTGAAAGAGCTTGTGGCCGATGGACGCAACTTTGATGATTTGAACCGTGCCGGGTCTAAGTGACCCGATGAACAAACAGAGCAACGAGAGGATATTCCCATGGATCTGAGCTATTCCGACGAAGAGAAGGCCTTCCGCGACGAGGTTCGCGCATTCCTTGACGAAAAGCTGCCAAAGGACCTTCAGGAGAAAGTCCGCGCCGGTGGCGATCTGCAAAAGGACGACATGGAACGCTGGCACGCGATCCTGAACGAAAAGGGCTGGCTGGCTCCCAACTGGCCCAAGAAGTTCGGCGGTGCCGAATGGAATGCCGTGCAAAAGCACATTTTCGAAGAAGAAGCCGCTCTTGCGCACGCCCCGCGCACCGTACCTTTCGGCCTGTCGATGCTGGCGCCGGTGCTGCAGAAATTCGGCAGTCAGGAACAGTGTGACTACTGGCTTCCCCGGATCCTGTCCGGTGAGGACTGGTGGTGCCAGGGCTATTCCGAGCCCGGCGCCGGGTCCGACCTTGCCTCGCTCAAGACCGAGGCCGTGCTGAACGACGCGGGCACGCATTACATCGTGAACGGTCAGAAAACCTGGACCACACTGGGCCAGCACGCCAACATGATCTTCTGCCTCGTGCGCACCGACAAGACGGTGAAGCAGCAGGAAGGCATCTCGTTCCTGCTGATCGACATGGACACGCCGGGCGTCGAAGTGCGCCCCATCATCCTGCTCGACGGCACCCACGAGGTGAACGAAGTCTGGTTCACGGATGTCGAAGTGCCCGTCGAGAACCTTGTCGGCGAAGAGAACAAGGGCTGGACCTATGCCAAGTATCTGCTGACCCACGAGCGCACGAACATCGCCGGTGTCGGCTTCAGCCAGGCCGGTCTGCGCGCGGTCAAGCGCATCGCGAGCCAGGAAATGGCGAACGGCAAGCCGTTGATCCAGAACCCGCATTTCGCCGCGCGTGTCGCGCAGGTGGAAATCGACCTGATGGCGATGGCAACCACCAACCTGCGCATCGTCTCGAAGGCGGCTGCGGGCACGGCGCCCGGGGTCGAATCCTCGATGCTGAAGGTGAAGGGCACGATCATCCGTCAGGAAATCAACGATCTGGCGCGCCGGGCTGCCGGTGTCTTCGCGATGCCCTTCGCGTCCGAGGCGATCGAAGGCAGCAACGAAGCACTGCCCGATCCGCTGGCCGCCGGGCCGGTGGCGTCGCAATATTTCAACAACCGCAAGCTGTCGATCTTCGGCGGATCCAACGAGATCCAGCGCAGCATCATTGCAAAAGTCACGATGGGAGGCTGATCCATGAATTTCGAACTTACAGAAGAGCGGCAAATGCTGCAGGACACGCTCCGGCGGTTCCTGCGGGACCGCTACGACACCGCCACCCGCAACAAGATCCTCGAAAGCGACAGCGGTTTTTCCAGCGACATCTGGAACGAACTGGCCGAGCTGGGCGTGATCGGCGCGCTCTTCACCGAAGAGCAGGGCGGCTTCGGCGGCAAGGGCTTTGACATCGCAGTGGTGTTCGAAGAACTGGGCCGCGCGGGCGTTGTCGAGCCTTTCCTCGACACCGCCGTTCTGGCCGGTGGCCTGATCGCCGATCTGGGCAACGACGACCAGCAGGCCCATATCGAAGAGATCATCGGCGGCGGTCTGCAACTGGCCTTTGCGCACGGTGAACCCAACAGCCGCTATGATCTGAATCGCGTCAACACATCCGCCACCGTGAAGGGCGACGAGATCGTGATCTCGGGCCGCAAGTCGGTGGTGATCAACGCCGAGAACGCCGATATGCTGGTCGTCTCGGCGCGCGAAAGCGGCGGAGAGTACGATGCCGACGGCATTTCGCTTTTCCTCGTGCCAAAGGACGCGGCGGGCATGACCCTGCAGGGCTACGCACTGCTGGCCGGTGGCCGCGCGGCGGAAGTCACCTTCGACGATGTGACCGTTCCTGCCTCTGCCCGTCTGGGCGAGGCCGGCAAGGCCGCACCGGCGATCGAAACCCGCACCGCCTACGCCAATGTCGCGCAAACGGCAGAGACGCTCGGCGCGATGGAGACAGCTTGCCGTCTGACAAAGGACTACATGCTGCAGCGCAAGCAGTTCGGTCGGCCCATCGCCACGTTCCAGGCGCTCGCGCACCGTATGGCCGATCTGCTGATCGAGCTTGAGCAGGCGCGTTCCGCGGTCATCCTTGCCGCCGGGCACCTCGAGAGCGAGCGCGGCAACCGCGAGCGCAATATTTCGGCGACGAAGAACCTGATCGGCCGCGTTGGCCGGCTGGTGGGCGAGGAATCGATCCAGCTGCACGGCGGCATCGCCATGACGCAGGAATACGAGCTTGCCCATATCGCCAAGCGCATCGTGATGGCCGACCACCGGTTCGGCGATGTAGACCACCATCTGGAGCGTTTCATTGAACTCTCCGCTGCCTGAAGAAGAAGCCTGTCTCATCCGCGATGAGACAGGCACGCAAAAGCTGGTCGGATACATCGTCGATGTGTCCGATCCGGCCCACGGAAGATGCCACCTTCTGGTGGATGAACGCCACCTGAACCGCCACGGTGCACTGCACGGTGGCATAGCGGTCACGCTGCTTGACAATGCGTCGGGCACGACTGGATCGCTGACGGTCGATGCAAGCGGCAAGGCGCCGTTTTTGACGGTGTCGATGAATACACAGTTCGTCGGATCGGGCCGCGCGGGATGGATGACGGCCACCGGCAGCATTACGGGCGGCGGCCGCAGTCTGGTCTTTATCGACGCCGAGCTGCGGCACGAAGACGGCACACTGGTTGCCAAATCAACGGGCGTGTTCAAGCGCGTCCCACAGGAGAAACTCGCATGAGTGCACGGCTCGAAGACGCGGGCGATCGGCTGATCGTCTGGAACGGAAACACCGAAAAGCGCGGCGCGCTGTCGCCCGAGCTCTATGCCACGATCCTAGAGGCCTGCGAGAAGGCCGCCGATCCGCGCATCCGGTCGGTCATCCTGACGTCGGAAGGGCCGTTCTTCTGCGCGGGCGGTGATCTGACCGTGCTGATCGCCCGTCAGGGCATGCCCGAAGAAGAGCGCCGCGCGGGTATCGAAGGCCTGCACGATGTGATCCGCGCCATGCGCAACTGCCCGGTCCCGATCATCGCCGCCGTCGAAGGCGGCGCCGCGGGGGCCGGTCTGAGTTTTGCGATGGCCTGCGACATCATCGTCGCGGCCAAGGGCGCGAAATTCGTCGCTGCCTACGTGAAGGCCGGGCTGGTGCCCGACGGCGGTCTGACCGCCCATCTGGCGCGCGCCATACCGCGGCAGTTGACCATGGAGATGTGTCTGCTGGGCCAGACCGTTTTCGCCGAGCGCATGTTCGATCTGGGCGTGGTCAACGCATTGACGGATGTGGGCGGCACGATGGATGTTGCAACAGGCTACGCAGACCGCTTTGCCGCGGGTCCGCGTGTGGCGCAGGGCATGATCCGGTCGATGGTCGCACAGGCCTACGACGGGACCGAGGCAGAACAACTCGACGTCGAGCGTGACGCGATGGGCTTTGCCACCGGCGCGCCCGAAGCGGGAGAGGGCATCGCGGCCTTTTTGGAAAAACGAGCACCGAACTACGGCTGAGACCGTACCGGGGGAGGAGATGACATGGAGCGTGTAGAGCATTTGCTGGCGGACCGCGTGGCGCAGGCCCCGCAGAACATGGCGGTGAGCGATCACAGCGGGGTCGCCTGGACCTACGCGGACCTGGACCGGGCGAGTGATGCAATGGCCGAGCAACTGCGCGGTGCGGGCGTTCAGCCCACCGACCGCGTGCTGTTGCTGGTCGAAAACTGCGCGGCGGCGGTCGCCACGCTCTATGGCGGCTGGAAGATCGGCGCGGTCGTGATCCCTTTCAACGCCCGCCAGAACGCCGCCGAAGTCGACCGTGTCGTGGCCCATGCCACGCCTGCGGCGATCGTCGCGACCTCTGCGGCGTCACCGGATGCGCATGCCCACGCCGAGCGTCTGGGCTGCAAGGAGATCTCCGGCGATTTTGGCACCATGATGCTGGTCGCGCGCGCGTCCGACCCCGATCCGGTGCTGGAGGATGTGGCGGTTCTTCTCTACACGACCGGGACGACCGGCGATCCGAAGGGCGTCATGCTCACCCATTCCGGGATGCGGTTCGGCGGAGCGGCTTCGGCGAAACTGCGGGAAATGACGTCGGATGACATCATCTATGGCGCACTGCCGATCAGCCATGTTTTCGGACTGGTGTCCGTGCTGACCGGGTGTTGTGTCGCGGGCGCGCATCTGCGGACCGAGGCGCGGTTCTCGGCGCAGAAGCTCTACGATGCGGCGATGGACGGGGTGACGATCATTCCCGCCGTCCCGCAAATGCACGCGCTGGTGATGCAATACGTCAAGGAAATGGGCCTGTCGAAGCTGGGCGCACCGAAGTTGCGCTATGTGTCCTCCGGCGGGGCGCCGCTGGATCCCGCGTGGAAACGCAAGGCCGAAGCCTTCTACGAACTGCCCCTCCAGAACGGTTTCGGCATGACCGAAACGACTTCGGGGGCATCGGCGACCAAAAATAAGACCGTTGGCACCGACGATGTGTCCGTCGGCCCCAAAACGCCCGGAACCGAACTGGCCATCGACGATAAGGCCCCGGGTGGCAATGGCAACGGAGAGGGCGAAGTGCTGGTGCGCGGGCCGCATGTGATGAAGGGCTATTACCGCAACCCGACTGAGACCGAGAAGACGCTGAGCGCGGATGGCTGGCTGCGGACCGGCGATCTGGGCAAGATCGACGCCGAGGGCAATCTGCATATCCTCGGGCGGTCCAAGGAGTTGATCATCCACGGTGGCTTCAACGTCTACCCGCCGGAGGTGGAAGCCGCGATCAACGATCACCCACAGGTGATCCAGTCGGCTGTCGTGGGCCGGACGAAAGACGGGGACGAGGAAGTGCTGGCCTTCGTTCAGGTCTCCGAAGATGACGCGCCGGACATCGAAGACCTGCGTGCATTCGTCAAGGAACGGCTGACCGCGTATAAGCGGCCCAAGCACTACGTGCTGTCGTCGTCGCTGCCCGCCGCCCCGACGGGCAAGTTGCTCAAGCACAAGATGATCGACGCATTCGCCGACCAACTGCCCTGACGCTGGGCTCCTCGCTGGCTTTCAGCCGCTCCTCGCCCCCAAGACGCGAAAGGCGCCTGTCAGACCCAGGTGCCTTCCGCGGCGGCGCGGATCGCGCGGATGTTTTCCCCGTAGGGTGCTGGATTGTCGACGGACCCGCCGCGAAAGACGGCTGATCCCGCGACCAGCACATCCGCACCGGCACCGGCGACGATTGGGGCTGTGGTCGGATCGACGCCGCCGTCGATCTCAATATGGATCGGACGGTCGCCGATCATCTCCCGCAGGGTGCGGATCTTGGCGGACATGTCGATGAATTTCTGTCCGCCGAAGCCGGGGTTCACCGTCATCACGCAGACCAGATCGGCCAGATCAAGCACATGGGCCACGGCCTCTGCCGGCGTGCCGGGGTTCAGCGCCACACCCGCCTTCGCGCCGCTGGCGCGGATCGCCTGCAGGGTGCGATGGATATGCGGCCCTGCCTCGACGTGAGCGGTGAGGATGTCGGCGCCTGCACGGACGAAATCCTCGATATAGGCATCGACCGGAGAGATCATCAGATGCACGTCCATGACGCCGCTGATGTGCGGGCGGATCGCGGCACAGGTCGCCGGACCGAAGGTGATGTTCGGTACGAAATGGCCGTCCATCACATCGACATGGATCCAGTCCGCGCCCTGCGCGCAAGCGGCGGCACATTCGGCCCCGAAGTTGGCGAAATCGGCGGCGAGGATGGAGGGGGCGATCTTGATCGCGCGGGAAGCGGACATGGCGGCGGCCTTTCGGTATGGGATGCGCGCGGTGTAGCCCAGCGGCGCGCGCGAGGCAATCGGCGAGCGGCGCGGGTCTCCTCACGAAAGCGCAGCGCGGGCGCACCCTTGCGGTTGACCTCGATGCAGCAGATGCGCAACCTTGCGCGCATAAACGGGAGGGACCGAAATGACACGACTGACACGACGCCAGACACTCGCCGGCATGACCGCGCTGGCCGCAACCGGGCTTGCCGCCCCCGCCATCGCCAGCAACCGCAAGATCACGCTGGGCGCCCTGCGCTTTACCAGCCACGCAGGCACATTCGTCGCCGCCGAGCGCAATTACTTCGCCGAGGCGGGGCTGGACGTGGAGATGAAATTCTTTCAGGCCGCACAGCCCATGGCCGTCGCCATCGCCTCGGGCGATGTCGACTATGCAGTGACCGCCATCTCGGGCGGGCTGGTATCCCTGGCCGACAAGGGCGCGATCAAGGTGATAGGCGGTGCGCTGCAGGAGGAGGAGGGCATCGACGGCCAGAAATTCCTCGTTTCCGACGCGGCTTTCAAGGCCGGGATCACGGCACCGGGCATGCTCGACGGGAAATCCTTCGGGATGACCACGGCGGGATCCTCGTTCCACTACATGGGATCGAAGATGGCGCAGGCCGAAGGCATCTCGCTGTCGTTCAAACCCTTGCAGAAGGTGGGCGCGATCATCGGTGCGCTGAAGACCGGCCAGATCGACGCCTGGTCCATCGTGCCGCATATCGCCAAGCCGCTTGCTGGCTCCGGCGCGGTGCACATGATCGGGAATGTGTCGGACTATCTGCCCGACTATCAGGTCACGACCGTCTTCACCTCGACCAAGAACGCGTCGGAAGAAGCCGAGATGACAAAGGCCTATCTTGCCGCCTACTCCAAGGGGGTCGCGGATTACAACGCCACCATGATCGCCAAGGACGGCGGCGACGCGGGCATCGACGAGATGGTCGATCTTCTGCACAAATACGTCTACACCGACCGTCCCCGTGACGAGGCGGCGCCGTCGATCATCAACGGCACCATGCGGCTGAGCGAGGGGGCGGCACTCAACGTGGCGTCGGTGCGCGACCAGCTGGAATGGTTCCAGTCCGAGGGTCTGGTAGATGCCGATATTCCGCTCGACGCGCTGGTCGATACGTCTTACGTCCAGACATCAGGCGCTTGATTTCCCGAGCATAAGCAGGAAGGCCGGGCCGCGTGCCCGGCTTTTTCATGTGGAGGACGGATGGATCTGAAATTGCACGATGTGACGCACCGCTACGGGGATACCGAAGTGCTGCGCGATGTATCTCTCGACATTCCATCGGGGCGGATCACCTGCATCGTGGGCCCGTCGGGCTGTGGCAAGTCGACATTGCTGCGCCTGCTCGGCGGGCTTGAGCGGCCCACCCAGGGCGAGGTTCTGCAACTCGGCGCGCCGCCCGAAGGGTGCCTGAACGCGCTGACCTATGTGTTTCAGGATTTCGCGCTGCTGCCGTGGCGCACCGTTTCGGGGAACGTGGAGCTGGTGCTGGAAGATCACAGGCTCGGCACCCGTGCCAAGGATATCGTGGCGGACGTGCTGGCTCGCACGCGGCTGACCGATTT
Above is a window of Sulfitobacter sp. HNIBRBA3233 DNA encoding:
- a CDS encoding IclR family transcriptional regulator, translated to MTDQSSDRKFANTLARGLAVLRAFRASDNGLTHAQISERTDLPKPTISRLTYTLCELGYLSHGGRNDRFRLGPAAIVLGAVANQAVRFVDQVDEAMQRLANDTGTLALIAVRDGDRMMLVRTWRPETASTIWLEPGHRIPMNSSSSGLAFLAALDDERFEALEPSDELRGFRNDGYSQLVGRGFAIVPDEARFATTVNAVSVPYFAEEFGEAVAFTCGALPENLTRDRMMHDVGPVLHKLVQGLERRSGRASALVRRG
- a CDS encoding 3-hydroxyacyl-CoA dehydrogenase NAD-binding domain-containing protein, producing MTEPVSYDTRDGVAILRIQNPPVNALSQAVRQGLSDAMDRAEADEAVKAVVIVGDGRAFIAGADISEFGKPPQEPFLPDLCTRIESSPKIVVASMHGVSLGGGLEVALGCHYRVAQPDARVGLPEVHLGILPGAGGTQRLPRLTGAEKAVEAITTGRHINAAEALELGLIDRIEEGDPQEVGVAYAMDLVSEGAARRPVSEMPAPAPMDWDATYDAVLKKGRGQISPATAVRAVQAASELPFDQGMKRERELFTELMDTDQRKGLIHAFFNERAVSNLPELKGVDPRPVQSIGVIGGGTMGAGIATAALLTGLNVVLIEMSDKAADAARERIAGNLAGALKRGKITQEKHDAMLTIALEISQNYDSLQDVDLVIEAVFEEMSVKKEVFGKLDAVCKPGCILASNTSYLDVNEIAASTLRPADVIGLHFFSPAHVMKLLEVVVADETAPDVVATGFALGKRLGKVSVRAGVCDGFIGNRILAVYRTAADHMVLDGASPYQIDKALVDFGFAMGPFAVGDLAGLDIGWATRKRKAPHRHPEERVPTYIDRLCEQGHFGQKTGEGYYIYEKGKRGGTPNPKVTKLIEEERADRGITPRDFTDEEIVRRYMCAMVNEAAKVVGEGIAKRPLDVDMVLLFGYGFPRYWGGPMKWADIQGLPNVLADIENYAKKDAWFWQPAPLLKELVADGRNFDDLNRAGSK
- a CDS encoding PaaI family thioesterase produces the protein MNSPLPEEEACLIRDETGTQKLVGYIVDVSDPAHGRCHLLVDERHLNRHGALHGGIAVTLLDNASGTTGSLTVDASGKAPFLTVSMNTQFVGSGRAGWMTATGSITGGGRSLVFIDAELRHEDGTLVAKSTGVFKRVPQEKLA
- a CDS encoding ABC transporter ATP-binding protein, which translates into the protein MPLLEVTSLSIGFGAAPAVVDGVSFSMECGETLALVGESGSGKTLTCRSILRLLPANGQLRGGSIRFQHGDESVDMLNASERTLRGLRGDRISMIFQEPMRALSPLHRLGDQVSEVLHLHGSITAAEAKKRVLAQFERVGFADPERAWRSYPFEMSGGMRQRAMIAMAMVTRPDLLIADEPTTALDVTTQAQVLGLIKDLQRETGMAVILVTHDLGVVANMADRVVVMNGGRVMERGSAAEVLGAPEHGYTRKLFAAAPLIPAQTQPVPPAPHTDLILDIRDVSKTFTLKSGGWRKPMQVVACRDVSLQVPRGKTLAVVGESGSGKTTCARIALGAITPDPGGEVLFRARGGADPIHVQDMSPRVRRAFQREAQMVFQDPYSSLSPRMRVQGALTEPMEIHGIGTAADRREKAAEMIRMVGLSPDMLLRYPHAFSGGQRQRLSIARALTLDPQLLVCDEPTSALDVSVQDQILTLLEDIRERAGLSYLFISHDLAVVARIADEVAVMRAGVVVEQAPPQTLFHNPQHPYTRALIAAQPEPDIARPIDLDLVAKGAGAPSGWPERFRFDGATAPALRELEPGHKVRCHA
- a CDS encoding acyl-CoA dehydrogenase family protein, which produces MNFELTEERQMLQDTLRRFLRDRYDTATRNKILESDSGFSSDIWNELAELGVIGALFTEEQGGFGGKGFDIAVVFEELGRAGVVEPFLDTAVLAGGLIADLGNDDQQAHIEEIIGGGLQLAFAHGEPNSRYDLNRVNTSATVKGDEIVISGRKSVVINAENADMLVVSARESGGEYDADGISLFLVPKDAAGMTLQGYALLAGGRAAEVTFDDVTVPASARLGEAGKAAPAIETRTAYANVAQTAETLGAMETACRLTKDYMLQRKQFGRPIATFQALAHRMADLLIELEQARSAVILAAGHLESERGNRERNISATKNLIGRVGRLVGEESIQLHGGIAMTQEYELAHIAKRIVMADHRFGDVDHHLERFIELSAA
- a CDS encoding acyl-CoA dehydrogenase family protein, producing MDLSYSDEEKAFRDEVRAFLDEKLPKDLQEKVRAGGDLQKDDMERWHAILNEKGWLAPNWPKKFGGAEWNAVQKHIFEEEAALAHAPRTVPFGLSMLAPVLQKFGSQEQCDYWLPRILSGEDWWCQGYSEPGAGSDLASLKTEAVLNDAGTHYIVNGQKTWTTLGQHANMIFCLVRTDKTVKQQEGISFLLIDMDTPGVEVRPIILLDGTHEVNEVWFTDVEVPVENLVGEENKGWTYAKYLLTHERTNIAGVGFSQAGLRAVKRIASQEMANGKPLIQNPHFAARVAQVEIDLMAMATTNLRIVSKAAAGTAPGVESSMLKVKGTIIRQEINDLARRAAGVFAMPFASEAIEGSNEALPDPLAAGPVASQYFNNRKLSIFGGSNEIQRSIIAKVTMGG